A genomic window from Punica granatum isolate Tunisia-2019 chromosome 2, ASM765513v2, whole genome shotgun sequence includes:
- the LOC116195928 gene encoding uncharacterized protein LOC116195928 isoform X1, translating to MGTRFEYAINLLASSPISSSSSSKTNTTSFRIVNDTEKLRSSNLRAERRTEKRGLCGFWEQEREDGMMDRNEEIRNIEYIKKTMQMQEDVFKQQVRELHRLYNVQKMLMDEVKKQFEQSRIWAPLPTTTSSVTNMNSISWPNQAFPSPRNDPPSPRNFDLGGPIKGDISTDTSRGTNNEVGCSMEEHEVELTLSLGGKTSKRKPKAEAEKKFVPLLSIESDRGGPAPDNSGSTETSDRERKRPQWLFQV from the exons ATGGGAACCAGATTTGAATATGCAATCAATCTGCTGGCCAGTTCACCAataagcagcagcagcagcagcaaaacGAACACTACATCTTTTCGCATTGTGAATGATACGGAAAAGTTGAGAAGCAGCAATCTGAGAGCAGAGAGAAGAACAGAGAAGAGAGGACTCTGCGGGTTCTGGGAACAAGAACGAGAAGACGGCATGATGGATAGAAACGAAGAGATTCGGAACATAGAATACATCAAGAAGACAATGCAGATGCAAGAAGATGTTTTCAAACAACAG GTCAGAGAACTCCATAGGCTATATAATGTTCAGAAGATGCTAATGGATGAGGTCAAGAAGCAATTTGAACAAAGCAGAATTTGGGCCCCGCTGCCGACTACAACTTCTTCAGTGACCAACATGAACTCCATCAGTTGGCCCAACCAAGCCTTCCCAAGCCCGAGAAACGACCCGCCGAGCCCGAGAAATTTCGATCTCGGAGGGCCTATCAAGGGAGACATCTCAACCGACACGAGCCGTGGGACGAACAATGAAGTTGGCTGCTCCATGGAGGAGCATGAAGTTGAGCTCACTCTGAGTTTAGGAGGGAAAACGAGCAAGAGGAAGCCAAAGGCTGAGGCAGAAAAGAAGTTTGTTCCTTTGCTTTCGATCGAGTCTGATCGAGGCGGTCCTGCTCCTGACAACAGCGGCTCGACGGAGACATCTGATCGGGAAAGAAAACGGCCACAATGGCTTTTTCAGGTTTGA
- the LOC116195928 gene encoding uncharacterized protein LOC116195928 isoform X2, whose product MFSNNSKRESLQVISVRELHRLYNVQKMLMDEVKKQFEQSRIWAPLPTTTSSVTNMNSISWPNQAFPSPRNDPPSPRNFDLGGPIKGDISTDTSRGTNNEVGCSMEEHEVELTLSLGGKTSKRKPKAEAEKKFVPLLSIESDRGGPAPDNSGSTETSDRERKRPQWLFQV is encoded by the exons ATGTTTTCAAACAACAG CAAACGGGAAAGCTTGCAAGTTATTTCG GTCAGAGAACTCCATAGGCTATATAATGTTCAGAAGATGCTAATGGATGAGGTCAAGAAGCAATTTGAACAAAGCAGAATTTGGGCCCCGCTGCCGACTACAACTTCTTCAGTGACCAACATGAACTCCATCAGTTGGCCCAACCAAGCCTTCCCAAGCCCGAGAAACGACCCGCCGAGCCCGAGAAATTTCGATCTCGGAGGGCCTATCAAGGGAGACATCTCAACCGACACGAGCCGTGGGACGAACAATGAAGTTGGCTGCTCCATGGAGGAGCATGAAGTTGAGCTCACTCTGAGTTTAGGAGGGAAAACGAGCAAGAGGAAGCCAAAGGCTGAGGCAGAAAAGAAGTTTGTTCCTTTGCTTTCGATCGAGTCTGATCGAGGCGGTCCTGCTCCTGACAACAGCGGCTCGACGGAGACATCTGATCGGGAAAGAAAACGGCCACAATGGCTTTTTCAGGTTTGA